The bacterium genome segment GGCGCCCGCGTCGCCCCGCTCGAGCCTGTCGAGTAGCTCGGAAATAGCGGTTCTCAAACGGAGGAGATGTCCTCCAAGGCGCTTTTTCCAGACGGCCGAATGCTGATGACGCCAGGCCGGAGCGATGTTGTCGATGTTCTTGATGAAGATCACATCGGCGTCGATGCGGCCCAGATTGGTGATCAGTGCGCCGTGACCGGCGGGGCGAAACACCAGATGGCCTGCACTCGATCGATACGGCACGCCGTTCGCCGCGAGCGCGAGCGTGTCCGTGGAGGGGTCCTGAATCGAGAACTCGATCTCGAATCGGGCTCCCGCTGTCCGCCGGGCGGTGGGCTCCGCACGTTCGGTGGCTTCTTGGAACGCGCCCAGGTGCTCGCGGTTGACCGTGAAATGGAGGGCCAGGAGTTGGTCGCGTCCCTGGGCGTAGCCGGTGGCCTCGTAGAGGTGTTCTTCAAAGGCGCTTCGGGCCCGCGAGTCGTAACTATGAAAGGGGACCAGCCCCTTGGGCAACGACGCCAGGCCCAGACCCTCGGCACCGGCGACCAGCGCCGCGAGACGAAGAGGCCACTCCTTGAGGTCGGCCAGTGTCGTCGAGCGCTCGATGGCCAGGCGCTCCAGCGCCGAGGCGAACGGCATCTCCTCGATCCGCTCGGCGAGCTCGAGAACCTGGCCGGCCGCGGCATCGCCTCGGCCGGCTGCTCGGGCGAGCTCCCGCCGGCTGGGATCGGCCAGAGATTCGGAGGCTTTCTCGAGGAGCGAGAACATCCGGGTCGCAGCACCGGAAGCCGGGACGAACTTGACGACTCGAAGGTTCTCAACGGCCAGGTCCCAGGCGCGCTCGCGCTCGACCGCCTGCTCCGGAGCCAGAATCGCAATGCCGTCGCCGGGTCGGCAGGCCCGCCGTAGCGGGATCGGCGGCGGTGGGCTCTCGAGCAGGGCCAGCTGTTGCTCGGCCTCGCGCAGCGTGATGCCGCGGCGCTCGAGATCCTTCCTGTCGGTACTCGAGAACTGAAGGCCGGGTCGCATGACGTTTCGCGGGCGGCGTGAGTATAGCGTCCCGAGTCGGCGAGCCTTGCGCACGACGACACTGGTACTCCGATTAGAATGACCTGTGCGCGAGGAATCGAGTTGAGGAGACACTTCCGATGACCGGTCCTCATGCTCTCCTCCTGGGATTGGTTCAAGGCGTCACGGAGTTTCTTCCGATCAGCTCCTCGGCCCACTTGATCCTGACTTCGTACTTCCTGGGTTGGGAAGACCAGGGTTTGTACTTCGACATCGCGGTGCACCTCGGGTCGATGCTGGCGGTGTTCCTCTACCTCAGGAAAGACATCTCCTCGATGGTTCGAGCGGTGGTTTCCCGAGATACGCCCAGAACCGAAAGGCGCACCCAGATGACGCTGGTCCAGGCTCTCGCGATCGGTACGGTACCGGTGGCGCTGGCGGGGGCTCTGCTGAGTGGCTTCGTTGCCACGACCGGGCGCGCACCGGTCCTGATCGCGATGACCTCGATCGTCTTCGGGATCGTCTTGCTGGTCGCAGACCGCAAGAGCGGCCATGAGCGCGAGCTCGAGACGATCACTTGGCGCGACGGGCTGTTGATCGGGCTGGGGCAGGCCCTGGCTTTGATTCCCGGAACCTCTCGCGCGGGCATCACGATGACGGTGGCGTTGGCTCTCGGTTACGAGAGAGCCGCTGCCGCGAGGTTCTCATTTCTGCTTGCGATACCCGTCAGCGTTCTGGTGGCTGCGAAACAGCTGCTGGACGTCGGCAGTGGCGCGACCTTGGAAATGAGCGCGATGGCGTTCCTGATGG includes the following:
- a CDS encoding DUF4301 family protein, which codes for MRPGLQFSSTDRKDLERRGITLREAEQQLALLESPPPPIPLRRACRPGDGIAILAPEQAVERERAWDLAVENLRVVKFVPASGAATRMFSLLEKASESLADPSRRELARAAGRGDAAAGQVLELAERIEEMPFASALERLAIERSTTLADLKEWPLRLAALVAGAEGLGLASLPKGLVPFHSYDSRARSAFEEHLYEATGYAQGRDQLLALHFTVNREHLGAFQEATERAEPTARRTAGARFEIEFSIQDPSTDTLALAANGVPYRSSAGHLVFRPAGHGALITNLGRIDADVIFIKNIDNIAPAWRHQHSAVWKKRLGGHLLRLRTAISELLDRLERGDAGAAEDALSFCQDHLTLGLSSQITTEPPATLRAFLIERL
- a CDS encoding undecaprenyl-diphosphate phosphatase, with protein sequence MTGPHALLLGLVQGVTEFLPISSSAHLILTSYFLGWEDQGLYFDIAVHLGSMLAVFLYLRKDISSMVRAVVSRDTPRTERRTQMTLVQALAIGTVPVALAGALLSGFVATTGRAPVLIAMTSIVFGIVLLVADRKSGHERELETITWRDGLLIGLGQALALIPGTSRAGITMTVALALGYERAAAARFSFLLAIPVSVLVAAKQLLDVGSGATLEMSAMAFLMGFVVSGVAAYLAIDFLISWVKQQDYSLFVAYRVVLGLVILVSVWR